The following coding sequences lie in one Mycobacterium sp. DL440 genomic window:
- a CDS encoding dTDP-4-dehydrorhamnose 3,5-epimerase family protein, with translation MTARELTIPGAWEITPKLHGDGRGLFFEWFTEAGFTEMTGHRFDVRQANCSVSAAGVLRGVHFAQLPPSQAKYVTCVRGAVLDVVVDVRVGSPTFGQWDSVLLDEHSRRSVYLSEGLGHAFLSIEDGSTVMYLCSAPYSPEREHTILATDLGIDWPVSEPVLSDRDAAAPTLEQVRAAGLLPTWDEARAFVDELRARVRG, from the coding sequence GTGACCGCGCGCGAGCTCACGATCCCCGGCGCCTGGGAGATCACGCCCAAACTCCACGGTGACGGGCGCGGGCTGTTCTTCGAGTGGTTCACCGAGGCCGGGTTCACCGAGATGACCGGGCACCGCTTCGACGTACGGCAGGCCAATTGCTCCGTGTCGGCAGCGGGGGTGCTGCGCGGGGTGCATTTCGCCCAACTGCCACCCAGCCAGGCCAAGTATGTGACGTGTGTGCGCGGCGCCGTGCTCGACGTGGTGGTCGACGTCAGGGTCGGTTCCCCGACGTTCGGGCAGTGGGATTCGGTGCTGCTCGATGAACACAGTCGGCGTTCGGTCTACCTGTCGGAGGGCCTCGGCCACGCCTTCCTGTCGATCGAGGACGGCTCGACGGTGATGTACCTGTGTTCGGCGCCGTACAGCCCGGAGCGGGAGCACACCATCCTGGCCACCGATCTGGGGATCGACTGGCCGGTCAGCGAGCCGGTGCTGTCCGACCGCGACGCGGCCGCCCCGACACTGGAGCAGGTCCGCGCCGCCGGGCTCTTGCCGACGTGGGACGAGGCCCGCGCCTTCGTCGACGAGCTACGGGCCCGGGTCCGGGGCTGA
- the rfbB gene encoding dTDP-glucose 4,6-dehydratase, producing the protein MRLLVTGGAGFIGANFVHLAVREALTTSVTVLDAMTYASSRESLAPVAGQIRLVQGDIADASLVNQLVAEADAVVHFAAETHVDNALADPQPFLHSNVVGTFTVLEAVRAHGVRLHHISTDEVYGDLELDDPGRFTESTPYNPSSPYSSTKAAADLLVRAWVRSYRVRATISNCSNNYGPYQHVEKFIPRQITNVLTGRRPKLYGTGANVRDWIHVDDHNRAVWQILTDGRVGQTYLIGSECERNNLTVMRTLLRLMDRDPDDFDHVTDRLGHDLRYAIDPSTLHDELGWAPKHTDFDEGLAATIDWYRNNESWWGPLKKEVEDTYSERGQ; encoded by the coding sequence ATGCGGCTACTGGTCACCGGCGGCGCCGGGTTCATCGGCGCGAACTTTGTGCACCTCGCTGTCCGCGAGGCGCTGACCACGTCGGTGACCGTGCTCGACGCGATGACCTACGCGAGCAGCCGGGAGTCCCTGGCGCCGGTGGCCGGCCAGATCCGGTTGGTGCAAGGCGATATCGCCGACGCCAGTCTGGTGAATCAGTTGGTCGCCGAGGCCGATGCCGTCGTACATTTCGCCGCGGAAACGCACGTCGACAACGCCTTGGCGGACCCGCAACCGTTCCTGCACAGCAACGTCGTCGGCACGTTCACGGTGTTGGAGGCCGTCCGCGCGCACGGAGTCCGGTTGCACCACATCTCCACCGACGAGGTGTACGGCGATCTCGAGCTCGACGATCCGGGCCGGTTCACCGAGAGCACGCCGTACAACCCGTCGAGCCCGTACTCGTCCACCAAGGCCGCCGCCGATCTGTTGGTGCGGGCCTGGGTGCGGTCGTATCGCGTGCGCGCGACGATCTCGAACTGCTCCAACAACTACGGCCCGTATCAGCATGTCGAGAAGTTCATCCCGCGCCAGATCACCAATGTCCTCACCGGCAGGCGCCCCAAGCTCTACGGCACGGGCGCCAATGTGCGCGACTGGATCCACGTCGACGATCACAACCGTGCGGTGTGGCAGATCCTTACCGACGGCCGCGTCGGGCAGACGTATCTGATCGGCTCAGAATGCGAGCGCAACAACCTCACGGTCATGCGCACGCTGCTGCGGTTGATGGACCGCGACCCGGACGATTTCGACCATGTCACCGATCGGCTGGGCCACGACCTGCGCTACGCCATCGACCCGTCGACCCTGCACGACGAACTGGGCTGGGCGCCCAAACACACCGATTTCGACGAGGGCCTCGCAGCCACGATCGACTGGTACCGCAACAACGAATCCTGGTGGGGTCCCTTGAAAAAGGAAGTTGAAGACACGTATTCGGAGCGCGGCCAGTGA
- a CDS encoding LLM class F420-dependent oxidoreductase, whose product MTESLSLKPDLGRYGVWTFGAVQPEQAAEIEQLGYGALWVGGSPAADLAFAEPILERTQTLQLATGIVNIWTADANAVAESFHRIEAAHPGRFLLGIGVGHPEHTDEYRKPYDALVEYLDALDAAKVPTSRLVIAALGDKVLKLSAQRSAGAHPYLTTPEHTAHARDVLGESVFLAPEHKVVLSTDAAAARAIGRETVDFYLNLSNYLNNWRRLGFTEDDVAKPGSDKLIDAVVAHGTADDIAARLQQHVANGADHVAIQVLGGPDKLIPTLTELAGPLGLKG is encoded by the coding sequence ATGACCGAATCTCTCTCGCTCAAGCCGGATCTGGGTCGCTACGGGGTGTGGACCTTCGGGGCAGTCCAGCCCGAGCAGGCCGCCGAGATCGAGCAGCTGGGTTACGGCGCGTTGTGGGTGGGCGGCTCCCCGGCCGCCGACCTCGCTTTCGCCGAGCCCATTCTGGAGCGCACGCAGACGCTCCAGCTGGCCACCGGCATCGTCAACATCTGGACGGCGGACGCCAATGCGGTCGCCGAATCGTTTCACCGCATCGAGGCCGCGCATCCGGGCCGGTTCCTGCTCGGCATCGGCGTGGGGCATCCCGAGCACACAGACGAATACCGCAAGCCGTATGACGCATTGGTGGAATACCTCGATGCGCTGGATGCGGCCAAGGTGCCGACCAGCCGGCTGGTGATCGCCGCACTGGGCGACAAGGTGCTCAAGCTCTCGGCGCAGCGCAGTGCCGGGGCGCATCCCTACCTCACGACGCCCGAACACACCGCACACGCCCGCGACGTGCTGGGCGAGTCGGTGTTCCTGGCACCCGAGCACAAGGTGGTGCTGAGCACCGACGCTGCGGCGGCCCGCGCGATCGGGCGCGAGACCGTCGACTTCTATCTGAACCTGAGCAACTACCTCAACAACTGGCGCCGGCTCGGTTTCACCGAAGACGATGTCGCCAAACCGGGTAGCGACAAGCTGATCGACGCGGTCGTCGCGCACGGAACCGCCGACGACATCGCCGCACGCCTGCAACAACACGTCGCCAACGGCGCCGACCACGTTGCGATCCAGGTTCTCGGCGGTCCGGACAAACTGATTCCGACACTGACCGAGCTGGCCGGGCCGCTGGGCCTGAAAGGCTGA
- a CDS encoding LLM class F420-dependent oxidoreductase: MTQTTAGAKPDLGTFGAFGHYLQFQQLSPEQLRDIEGLGYGAIWAGGSPPAELEWIDPILAATTTLQLATGIVNIWSAAAGPVAESFHRIEAAYPGRFLLGIGVGHREAIGEYRKPLDALTDYLDKLDEYGVPQHRRVVAALGPKVLQLSAARSAGAHPYLTTPEHTAQARELIGPDAFLAPEHKVVLTTDQDKARAIGRKALDIYLGLSNYLNNFKRLGFTDEDLAKPGSDRFIDAVVAHGRVDDVAARLRQHRAAGADHVPVQVLTSPDKLVPALAELAGPLGLA, from the coding sequence ATGACCCAGACCACGGCGGGCGCCAAGCCCGATCTCGGCACGTTCGGCGCGTTCGGCCACTACCTGCAGTTCCAACAACTGTCGCCCGAGCAGTTGCGCGACATCGAGGGACTGGGATACGGCGCGATCTGGGCCGGCGGATCCCCGCCCGCCGAGTTGGAGTGGATCGATCCGATCCTGGCTGCCACCACCACTTTGCAGCTGGCCACCGGCATCGTGAACATCTGGAGCGCGGCGGCCGGCCCGGTCGCCGAGTCGTTCCACCGCATCGAGGCGGCCTACCCGGGCCGGTTCCTGCTGGGCATCGGGGTCGGGCACCGTGAGGCGATCGGCGAGTACCGCAAACCGCTCGACGCGCTCACCGATTATCTCGACAAGCTGGATGAGTACGGCGTGCCACAGCACCGCCGGGTGGTCGCCGCGCTCGGCCCCAAGGTGCTGCAACTGTCGGCAGCCCGCTCCGCGGGCGCGCACCCGTACCTGACCACACCGGAACACACCGCACAGGCGCGCGAGTTGATCGGTCCCGACGCGTTTCTCGCCCCCGAGCACAAGGTGGTCCTGACCACCGACCAGGACAAGGCGCGCGCCATCGGTCGCAAGGCGCTCGACATCTACCTCGGCCTGTCCAATTACCTCAACAACTTCAAGCGGCTCGGCTTCACCGACGAGGATCTGGCCAAGCCGGGCAGTGACCGGTTCATCGACGCCGTCGTCGCGCATGGCAGGGTGGATGACGTGGCCGCCCGGCTGCGGCAGCATCGCGCCGCCGGCGCCGACCACGTGCCTGTACAAGTGCTGACCTCACCGGACAAACTGGTACCCGCACTGGCCGAACTCGCCGGGCCTCTCGGTCTGGCCTAG
- a CDS encoding ATP-binding protein, whose product MGETCIRDELRTLFLFEDLSDAQLDTLCQAGSIETFPAGPIVTEGDPATCFYVLLDGDLVMSKRSGGVDIQTNRTSQRGVYFGAWSAYIPGEEHIYEASVRLTKPSRVFVLDANAFAGFMQSQFPMAVHLLEGHKVGGRRQSQIIEQREKLLALGNITAGLTHQLNNPAAATARAVADLRDGAGKMRHKLAMLAEGKFTPEALRLLVTIQDEVAEQVAKHKTLELTALETADREDEVGDWLEAHEIAYAWEYAPTFVEAGLDIDWLERISASVDDALENGQTAATLQSALGWLKYTIDTELRMNEIAEASRRISALLADAKQYSQMDRGSYQSANVHELLRSTLMMFGDKIGKDKPVTLVKDLDRNLPELQCYPGDLNQVWTNIIDNAIQAMAGHGTLTLRTGRETDDMIRVEICDDGPGISDEDIGQIFTPFFTTKPFGEGTGLGLDLAWRIVVKKHHGDLRVVSEPGNTRFIVLLPLQAPEPDALYSADSD is encoded by the coding sequence ATGGGCGAGACCTGTATACGGGACGAACTGCGGACGCTGTTCCTGTTCGAGGACCTGTCCGACGCTCAACTCGACACGTTGTGTCAGGCCGGCAGCATCGAGACGTTCCCGGCCGGGCCGATCGTCACCGAGGGCGATCCGGCCACCTGCTTCTACGTGCTGCTCGATGGCGATCTGGTGATGTCGAAGCGCTCCGGCGGCGTCGACATCCAGACCAACCGCACCTCGCAACGCGGCGTGTATTTCGGCGCGTGGTCGGCCTATATCCCCGGGGAGGAGCACATCTACGAGGCGTCGGTGCGCCTGACGAAACCGTCCCGGGTGTTCGTCCTGGATGCGAACGCGTTCGCCGGGTTCATGCAATCCCAGTTCCCGATGGCGGTGCACCTGCTCGAGGGCCACAAGGTCGGCGGGCGCCGGCAGAGCCAGATCATCGAACAGCGCGAGAAGCTGCTGGCCCTGGGCAACATCACCGCGGGACTGACCCATCAGCTCAACAATCCGGCCGCGGCCACCGCACGTGCCGTGGCCGACCTGCGCGACGGTGCCGGCAAGATGCGGCACAAGCTGGCGATGCTGGCCGAAGGCAAGTTCACCCCGGAAGCGTTGCGGTTACTGGTGACCATCCAGGACGAGGTGGCCGAACAGGTCGCCAAGCACAAGACACTAGAGCTCACCGCCCTGGAAACCGCCGACCGTGAGGACGAGGTCGGAGACTGGCTCGAAGCGCACGAGATCGCGTACGCCTGGGAGTACGCCCCGACGTTCGTCGAAGCCGGACTCGACATCGACTGGCTGGAACGCATCTCGGCCTCTGTCGACGACGCCCTCGAAAACGGGCAGACCGCTGCGACGTTGCAGAGCGCCCTCGGCTGGCTGAAGTACACCATCGACACCGAGCTGCGCATGAACGAGATTGCCGAGGCGAGCAGGCGAATCTCCGCGTTGCTGGCCGACGCCAAGCAGTACTCGCAGATGGACCGGGGGTCGTACCAGAGCGCCAACGTCCACGAACTGCTGCGCAGCACCTTGATGATGTTCGGCGACAAGATCGGCAAGGACAAGCCGGTCACCCTGGTCAAGGATCTCGACCGCAACCTGCCCGAATTGCAGTGCTACCCAGGCGATCTCAATCAGGTGTGGACCAACATCATCGACAACGCGATCCAGGCCATGGCAGGTCATGGCACCCTGACGCTTCGCACCGGCCGCGAGACCGACGACATGATCAGAGTGGAGATCTGCGACGACGGACCGGGCATCTCCGACGAGGACATCGGCCAGATCTTCACCCCGTTCTTCACCACCAAGCCGTTCGGCGAAGGCACTGGGCTGGGGCTCGATCTGGCGTGGCGGATCGTGGTGAAGAAGCACCACGGGGATCTGCGGGTGGTGTCCGAACCGGGTAACACCCGCTTCATCGTGCTGTTGCCTTTGCAGGCCCCCGAGCCGGACGCGCTGTACTCGGCGGATTCGGACTGA
- a CDS encoding FAD-dependent oxidoreductase, with the protein MTGPASQPRKPVILTVDDDPAVSRAVARDLRRHYGERYRIVRAESGPDALETLNELKLRGDTVAVFVADYRMPQMSGIEFLESAMDLYPMARRVLLTAYADTTAAIDAINVVDLDHYLLKPWDPPEEKLYPVVDGLLEAWHAVGDRAIPHTKVIGHQWSSRSWEVRQFLARNQHTFRAFTTDEPMGRQLLDAAGLDGLLLPVVITEGGETLVEPSDGELADMLGLSTTPSLTMYDLAVIGGGPAGLAAAVYGASEGLRTVLIEGTTTGGQAGRSSRIENYLGFPTGVSGAELATSARRQAERFGAEVITTREAVALDIAGAARTITFADGETIGARAVILATGVEYRQLPVPGCFADPDNPNNYVGRGVYYGASVSDASECRGEDVYIVGGANSAGQAAMFMSREAKSVTLLVRGPSLAASMSFYLIQQIEQTPNIHVRTCTEVVGAIGENDHLVGLELVNRQTGEHEEVPATRLCCFIGATPRTEWLDGVVARDDHGFILAGPDLRDVCGWTLERPPHHLETSVPGVFVAGDVRAESAKRVAAAVGEGSMAVMLVHRYLAEA; encoded by the coding sequence ATGACTGGCCCCGCCTCCCAGCCCCGTAAACCCGTGATCCTGACCGTGGATGACGATCCCGCGGTCTCGCGCGCCGTCGCCCGCGATCTGCGCCGCCACTACGGCGAGCGCTACCGGATCGTGCGCGCCGAATCCGGCCCGGACGCCCTGGAGACCCTCAACGAGCTGAAGCTGCGCGGAGACACCGTCGCGGTGTTCGTCGCCGACTACCGGATGCCGCAGATGAGCGGCATCGAGTTCCTCGAATCGGCGATGGACCTCTACCCGATGGCCCGCCGTGTGCTGTTGACGGCGTACGCCGACACCACCGCCGCGATCGACGCCATCAACGTGGTCGACCTCGACCACTACCTGCTCAAGCCGTGGGATCCGCCCGAGGAGAAGCTCTACCCGGTGGTCGACGGCCTGCTGGAGGCCTGGCACGCCGTCGGCGACCGGGCCATCCCGCACACCAAGGTGATCGGGCACCAGTGGAGTTCGCGGTCCTGGGAGGTGCGCCAGTTCCTGGCCCGCAACCAGCACACATTCCGCGCGTTCACCACCGACGAGCCCATGGGCCGTCAGCTCCTGGACGCTGCCGGACTGGACGGTCTGCTGCTGCCGGTGGTGATCACCGAGGGGGGCGAGACGCTGGTCGAGCCCAGTGACGGTGAACTCGCCGACATGCTGGGGTTGTCGACCACCCCATCGCTGACCATGTACGACCTCGCGGTGATCGGCGGCGGCCCGGCCGGTCTGGCCGCCGCGGTGTACGGGGCCTCGGAGGGGCTGCGGACGGTGCTGATCGAGGGCACCACCACCGGCGGGCAGGCCGGTCGCAGTTCGCGGATCGAGAACTACCTGGGCTTCCCGACCGGGGTGTCGGGGGCCGAACTGGCCACCTCGGCCCGTAGGCAGGCCGAGCGGTTCGGGGCCGAGGTGATCACCACCCGCGAAGCCGTCGCTCTCGACATCGCCGGTGCGGCCCGCACCATCACCTTCGCCGACGGCGAGACCATCGGCGCCCGCGCGGTCATCCTGGCCACCGGCGTCGAGTACCGCCAGCTCCCGGTGCCAGGATGCTTCGCCGATCCTGACAATCCGAACAACTACGTCGGCCGCGGCGTGTACTACGGCGCCTCGGTGTCGGACGCCTCCGAATGTCGCGGTGAGGACGTGTACATCGTCGGCGGCGCCAACTCCGCCGGGCAGGCCGCGATGTTCATGTCGCGCGAGGCCAAGTCGGTCACTCTGCTGGTGCGCGGACCGTCGCTGGCAGCGTCGATGTCGTTCTACCTGATCCAGCAGATCGAGCAGACGCCGAACATCCACGTGCGGACCTGCACCGAGGTGGTCGGTGCCATCGGTGAGAACGATCATCTGGTGGGACTCGAGCTGGTGAACCGGCAGACCGGCGAGCACGAGGAGGTGCCTGCGACGCGCCTGTGCTGCTTCATCGGCGCGACCCCGCGCACCGAGTGGCTCGACGGCGTGGTGGCCCGCGACGACCACGGCTTCATCCTCGCCGGGCCCGACCTGCGCGACGTGTGCGGCTGGACCCTGGAACGTCCACCGCATCACCTGGAAACAAGTGTGCCGGGTGTGTTTGTTGCAGGAGACGTGCGTGCCGAGTCCGCCAAGCGGGTGGCTGCCGCCGTCGGCGAAGGGTCGATGGCGGTCATGCTGGTGCACCGCTACCTGGCAGAAGCGTGA
- a CDS encoding SRPBCC family protein — protein MTVLEFSDSVVVALDPDSTYALVSDVSRMGEWSPTCKSCWWDDPAAGAIAGAWFTGRNVTPQRTWDTRSQVVVADPGRQFTWEVNDGWVRWGFHLEPAEGGTRVTQAWNFLPKGIAGFHDRFGERADDEIAARSEAALTGIPETLAAIKATAEAG, from the coding sequence GTGACTGTTCTCGAATTCTCCGATTCGGTTGTTGTTGCACTTGACCCGGATTCGACCTACGCCCTGGTCTCCGACGTCTCTCGGATGGGGGAGTGGAGTCCGACCTGTAAGTCGTGCTGGTGGGACGACCCCGCGGCGGGTGCGATTGCCGGCGCCTGGTTCACCGGCCGCAACGTGACGCCGCAGCGCACCTGGGACACCCGCAGTCAGGTCGTCGTTGCCGATCCCGGTCGCCAGTTCACCTGGGAGGTCAACGACGGCTGGGTCCGGTGGGGCTTCCATCTCGAACCTGCCGAGGGCGGTACCAGGGTCACTCAAGCCTGGAACTTCTTGCCGAAGGGCATCGCCGGCTTCCACGACCGCTTCGGTGAGCGGGCCGACGACGAGATCGCAGCGCGCAGCGAGGCCGCACTGACCGGGATCCCGGAAACCCTCGCGGCGATCAAGGCCACCGCCGAGGCCGGTTGA
- a CDS encoding flotillin family protein, which translates to MSLLFIVVLVAIAAILILVVLPLVYVKNYIKVPPNEVAVFTGRGTPKVVRGGARFRMPGIERVDIMSLEPFNVSINLQNALSNNGVPVNVEAVGLVRIGSADEAVQTAVQRFLTSDLNELQRQINEILAGSLRGITATMTVEDLNSNRDTLARSVVEEAGGDLARIGMEVDVLKIAGISDANDYLKSLGQRRIAEVKRDATVGTAEAERDAQIQSAKARQEGAVAQAEADTAIATATQKRDVELARLRALTEAENAQADQAGPLANARAQKDVGIATEQAEAARVQARIEVEQRRAEQAQAALQADVIAPAEAKRQADIAIAEGQRQSTILAAEAAAESERRKGQAEADARKAAADALRVEKQAEADSLQAKLVAEAAGKKELADALRVEQQAEAAGIEAKLLAEANGKKEIAAALNGYTADAARLLMLPDVLASVVKATEAAASPLAEIERLSIIGGSRDTQDAVSGLLGISPLAVANILESLKASGIDVASMLNHNGQTADN; encoded by the coding sequence GTGTCCCTGCTGTTCATCGTCGTCCTTGTCGCCATCGCCGCGATCCTCATCCTGGTGGTGCTGCCGTTGGTCTACGTCAAGAACTACATCAAGGTCCCGCCCAACGAGGTGGCCGTGTTCACCGGGCGCGGCACACCCAAGGTGGTCCGCGGCGGGGCCCGCTTCCGGATGCCTGGCATCGAACGGGTGGACATCATGAGCCTGGAACCGTTCAACGTCAGCATCAACCTGCAGAACGCGCTGTCCAACAACGGTGTGCCGGTCAACGTCGAAGCCGTCGGGCTGGTGCGTATCGGCTCGGCCGACGAGGCCGTGCAGACCGCCGTGCAACGCTTCCTGACCTCCGACCTCAACGAGTTGCAGCGGCAGATCAACGAGATCCTTGCCGGCAGCCTGCGCGGCATCACCGCGACCATGACCGTCGAGGACCTGAACTCCAACCGCGACACCCTGGCGCGCAGTGTCGTCGAGGAGGCCGGCGGCGACCTCGCGCGCATCGGCATGGAAGTCGACGTCCTCAAGATCGCGGGCATCTCCGACGCCAACGACTACCTGAAGTCGCTGGGTCAGCGCCGGATCGCCGAGGTCAAGCGCGACGCGACCGTCGGCACCGCCGAGGCCGAGCGCGATGCGCAGATCCAATCGGCGAAGGCCCGCCAGGAGGGCGCGGTCGCTCAGGCCGAGGCCGACACCGCCATCGCGACGGCGACGCAGAAGCGCGACGTCGAGCTGGCCCGGCTGCGCGCGTTGACGGAAGCCGAGAACGCCCAGGCCGACCAGGCCGGCCCGCTGGCGAACGCCCGCGCGCAGAAGGACGTCGGCATCGCCACCGAGCAGGCCGAGGCAGCCCGGGTGCAGGCCCGCATCGAGGTGGAGCAGCGGCGTGCCGAGCAGGCCCAGGCCGCGTTGCAGGCCGACGTGATCGCCCCCGCCGAGGCGAAGCGACAGGCCGACATCGCGATCGCCGAGGGCCAGCGCCAGTCCACGATCCTGGCCGCCGAGGCCGCTGCCGAGTCCGAGCGGCGCAAGGGTCAGGCCGAGGCCGACGCCCGTAAGGCTGCCGCTGACGCGCTGCGGGTCGAGAAGCAAGCCGAGGCGGACAGCCTGCAGGCCAAGCTGGTTGCCGAGGCCGCCGGTAAGAAGGAGCTGGCCGATGCGTTGCGCGTCGAGCAGCAGGCGGAGGCCGCCGGTATCGAGGCCAAGCTGCTCGCCGAGGCCAACGGTAAGAAGGAGATCGCCGCGGCTCTCAACGGCTACACGGCCGACGCCGCGCGCCTGCTGATGCTGCCCGACGTGCTGGCCTCGGTGGTCAAGGCGACCGAGGCGGCCGCCTCTCCCCTGGCTGAAATCGAGCGGCTGTCGATCATCGGCGGGTCACGCGACACCCAGGACGCAGTCAGTGGTCTGCTCGGCATCAGCCCGCTGGCGGTGGCCAACATCCTGGAGTCGCTCAAGGCCTCCGGCATCGACGTGGCGTCGATGCTCAATCACAACGGGCAGACCGCCGACAACTGA
- the infA gene encoding translation initiation factor IF-1, giving the protein MAKKDGAIEVEGRVVEPLPNAMFRIELENGHKVLAHISGKMRQHYIRILPEDRVVVELSPYDLSRGRIVYRYK; this is encoded by the coding sequence ATGGCCAAGAAAGACGGTGCCATCGAGGTCGAGGGTCGCGTGGTCGAACCTCTGCCCAATGCGATGTTCCGCATTGAGCTGGAGAACGGACACAAGGTCTTGGCCCACATCAGCGGCAAGATGCGGCAGCACTACATCCGCATCCTGCCCGAGGACCGCGTCGTGGTGGAGCTCTCTCCCTACGACCTGTCCCGGGGCCGCATCGTGTACCGGTACAAGTGA
- the rpmJ gene encoding 50S ribosomal protein L36, which translates to MKVNPSVKPICDKCRVIRRHGRVMVICSDPRHKQRQG; encoded by the coding sequence GTGAAGGTGAACCCGAGCGTCAAGCCCATCTGCGATAAGTGCAGGGTGATCCGCCGGCATGGGCGGGTCATGGTGATCTGCAGCGATCCCCGCCACAAGCAGCGGCAGGGCTGA
- the rpsM gene encoding 30S ribosomal protein S13, whose product MARLVGVDLPRDKRMEIALTYIFGIGRTRSNEILAATGIDKDMRTKDLTDDQVSVLREYIEGNLKVEGDLRREVQADIRRKIEIGCYQGLRHRRGLPVRGQRTKTNARTRKGPKRTIAGKKKAR is encoded by the coding sequence ATGGCTCGACTTGTGGGCGTAGATCTTCCGCGCGACAAGCGCATGGAGATCGCGCTGACCTACATTTTCGGCATCGGCCGTACCCGTTCGAACGAGATCCTCGCCGCGACGGGCATTGACAAGGACATGCGCACCAAGGACCTGACCGATGATCAGGTGTCCGTTCTGCGCGAATACATCGAAGGCAACCTCAAGGTTGAGGGTGACCTGCGCCGTGAGGTGCAGGCCGACATTCGCCGCAAGATCGAGATCGGCTGCTACCAGGGCCTGCGGCACCGCCGTGGCCTGCCGGTGCGTGGCCAGCGGACCAAGACCAACGCGCGTACCCGCAAGGGCCCCAAGCGCACCATCGCCGGCAAGAAGAAGGCTAGGTAA
- the rpsK gene encoding 30S ribosomal protein S11 gives MAPPKKAAGAKRGKTTRRREKKNVPHGAAHIKSTFNNTIVSITDPQGNVIAWASSGHVGFKGSRKSTPFAAQLAAENAARKAQEHGVKKVDVFVKGPGSGRETAIRSLQAAGLEVGAISDVTPQPHNGCRPPKRRRV, from the coding sequence ATGGCACCACCGAAGAAGGCCGCGGGCGCCAAGCGCGGTAAGACCACCCGTCGCCGGGAAAAGAAGAACGTCCCGCACGGCGCTGCGCACATCAAGAGCACGTTCAACAACACCATCGTCTCGATCACCGATCCCCAGGGCAACGTCATCGCCTGGGCGTCGTCGGGTCACGTCGGCTTCAAGGGTTCGCGCAAGTCGACCCCGTTCGCCGCACAGCTGGCCGCCGAGAACGCCGCCCGCAAGGCGCAGGAGCACGGCGTGAAGAAGGTCGACGTGTTCGTCAAGGGTCCGGGTTCGGGCCGTGAGACCGCCATCCGCTCGCTGCAGGCCGCAGGCCTCGAGGTGGGCGCGATTTCCGACGTCACTCCGCAGCCGCACAACGGCTGCCGTCCGCCCAAGCGGCGCAGGGTCTAG
- the rpsD gene encoding 30S ribosomal protein S4 — MARYTGPATRKSRRLGVDLIGGDQSFEKRPYPPGQHGRARIKESEYRTQLQEKQKARFTYGVLEKQFRKYYEEANRKAGKTGENLLQILETRLDNVVYRAGLARTRRMARQLVSHGHFTVNGVKVNVPSYRVSQYDIIDIKEKSLNTLPFELSRQTAGERPIPSWLQVVGERQRVLVHQLPERAQIQVPLAEQLIVEFYSK, encoded by the coding sequence ATGGCTCGTTATACCGGACCCGCCACCCGCAAGTCGCGCCGTCTCGGCGTCGACCTGATCGGTGGAGATCAGTCGTTCGAGAAGCGCCCCTACCCGCCCGGTCAGCACGGCCGCGCGCGGATCAAGGAGAGCGAATACCGCACCCAGCTGCAGGAGAAGCAGAAGGCTCGCTTCACCTACGGCGTGCTGGAGAAGCAGTTCCGCAAGTACTACGAAGAGGCCAACCGCAAGGCCGGCAAGACGGGTGAGAACCTGCTCCAGATCCTGGAGACCCGGCTGGACAACGTGGTGTACCGCGCCGGCCTGGCGCGTACCCGCCGGATGGCCCGTCAGCTGGTCAGCCACGGCCACTTCACCGTCAACGGTGTCAAGGTGAACGTCCCGAGCTACCGGGTGTCGCAGTACGACATCATCGACATCAAGGAAAAGTCGCTGAACACGCTGCCGTTCGAGCTTTCCCGGCAGACCGCGGGTGAGCGTCCGATCCCGTCCTGGCTGCAGGTCGTCGGCGAGCGTCAGCGGGTGCTGGTGCACCAGCTGCCCGAGCGTGCGCAGATCCAGGTGCCGCTCGCCGAACAGCTCATCGTCGAGTTCTACTCGAAGTAA